The genomic window GGCGGAGCGTCACCCGTGGATGGTTGCAGCAGGGTGGCGGCGCTGCCCTGGGGGATCGGGTCGCCGCGGGTAGCGATCAGTTCCTTGATGGTGACCGGCACGCCATCCAGTTCGCCGCACGGCGCACAGCGGATCCAGCGCGCCTCGGAGCGCCGCGCCTGCTCCATGGCCCGCTGCGGATCGAAGGCGAAGAGCGCGCAAAGCTGCGGCTCCCAGCGGTCGATGTGAGCGACCAGGTGCTCCAGGTACTCGACGGGGGATAGCTGGTGCGAGCGGTACAGGGCCAGCAGTTCGACGGCGGACAGGTCGTGCAACGGTGGCATGGCGGTCTCCGGCGTGGGGCTATGCCACACCCTAGCCGAATCCGCGCCAGGAGGGGATAGGCGCGGTGGTCACACCGCGCGATCGAGGCTGGCCTCAGGCGCGCTGGCGCGATTGCTGGTCGATCAGGTACTGCAGGCGATACAGATGACGGTAGCCCGATTCCCAGGCGCCGTGGCCGGATTTCACGTTGATGTGCCCGGCGGAGGGCAGGATCACCGTTTCGGCACCCCAGGCGCGGCCGAGCACCAGCGCGCGCTGCGGGCTGCAGGCGGCGTCGTTGTCCGAGCCCACCAGCACGGCGGGGAAGGGCAGCGTCTGGGCGGCGATGGGGGCGAAGTTGCGTAGCGCCTCGTGGCAGGTTTCCCGCTCTACGTCGGCCGGCGCCACCAGCAGGGCGCCGGCGACCTGGGCGAGGGCGCGGCGGTCCGCGCGGGCGGCCCAGGAGGCGACGGTCACACAGCCCAGGCTATGGGCGATCAGCATCACACTGCCGGGCTCGCGGCGGATCTCGCGGTCCAGTTCGGCGACCCAGTCGTTGTGCTGCGGGGTGATCCAGTCCTGCTGCTGCACCCGCCCGGCGTTCGGCAGGGCGCGTTGCCAGTGGCTCTGCCAGTGGGCGTCGTCGGAGCCGTGCCAGCCCGGCACGATCAGATAGCGGATGCGTTCGTTGCGCATGGAGCGGCCCTCTCGAATCGTCATGGAAGACATTCTAGGGAGGGTTTTAATATACGTTAAGGAATAAGAAATTCTTTGCTTATGCGATATTTAGACTAAGCAAACGGCTATAAGGGGCTATTCCTGTGCCCGGCGCAGCGGGCAGCAGCGCGCCAGGATGCCCTCCAGGTTGAGGTCGGGCATGGCGTAGTCGCGCAGGGCCTTGGCGGTCTGCTCGACGTAGTCGCGGGTGGTGCCGAAGTGCCCCTGGGCGCTGTCGAGCACGTGCTGGACGATGCTGTCGGGCAGGGAGCCGGCGTAGCTGGGCAGGTGGCGTTCGAGGACAAAGCCCAGGGCGCGCACGCGGGTGCCGTCGTCGAGGCGGCAATTCAGCCATTCCGGGCGGTAGGAGGCGTAGGGCATCTCCCGTTCCCAGAGGGCATAGAGGTTGGCGTCGAGGTTGTCCTCGGGCAGGCGGAAGGCGAAGCCCGCGCAGGAGCCGCCGCGGTCGAGCCCGAGCACCAGGCCTGGCGCTTCCGGAGTGCCACGGTGGGTCAGGGACCACAGGTAGAGCCCGCGGTGGTAGCCGTGCACCCGCGCGCGGCGCGCCTCGGCCACCGGGAATTCCGGGCGCCAGATCAGCGAGCCGTAGGCGAACAGCCACACCGGGCCGGCGCCGTGTTCGCTCATGGTGATGTCGAGCGAGGCGCGCAGCTGTGCGGGTGTGAAACGTTCCGGCACCCCCAGTGTCGGCGGATAGAACGGGCCTTGCGAAGTGGGAGACGATGTCACGCGATACCCCTCAGGTCTCCAGACTGTCATCAACTTAGTGGAACTGCGGCGGCCAC from Pseudomonas sp. GCEP-101 includes these protein-coding regions:
- a CDS encoding gamma-glutamylcyclotransferase, which codes for MTSSPTSQGPFYPPTLGVPERFTPAQLRASLDITMSEHGAGPVWLFAYGSLIWRPEFPVAEARRARVHGYHRGLYLWSLTHRGTPEAPGLVLGLDRGGSCAGFAFRLPEDNLDANLYALWEREMPYASYRPEWLNCRLDDGTRVRALGFVLERHLPSYAGSLPDSIVQHVLDSAQGHFGTTRDYVEQTAKALRDYAMPDLNLEGILARCCPLRRAQE
- a CDS encoding alpha/beta hydrolase is translated as MRNERIRYLIVPGWHGSDDAHWQSHWQRALPNAGRVQQQDWITPQHNDWVAELDREIRREPGSVMLIAHSLGCVTVASWAARADRRALAQVAGALLVAPADVERETCHEALRNFAPIAAQTLPFPAVLVGSDNDAACSPQRALVLGRAWGAETVILPSAGHINVKSGHGAWESGYRHLYRLQYLIDQQSRQRA